A segment of the Gemmatimonadales bacterium genome:
GCCGTCGAAGACGAACGTCAGTCGGCCGCGAGTCGGCTCACCGACCCGCTGGAGGTGCTCTCCCGACGGCAGCGCCAGGTGTTTGCGCTCCTCGGCCTGGGAAAGACAACGCAGGAGATTGCCGAGTTGCTCGGTGTCGAGACCAAGACGGTTGAGTTCCATCGCGTCAAGGTCGAGAAGGCGCTCGGTGTGACCAATGTCCGTGCGCTACAGCAGTTGTGCTTGGAACGGATGCGCCAGCCGGGTGCGCCAAGTCTCGACGATGTGCTGATGCGAACCTAGGAATTTCCTTGCACGAACGGCAAGGTTTTTTCCCAACTTGTTGTTTGTATCGGGAATGCCTAACGTATCTCCGCGCGCATCATGACGGTGCGCACAGACCAAGCGAGGATGGCATGCTGGCACCATTGGAGATGATGAACGTGGACGCGATTCGCTGCAATGCCTGCGGTGCCACACACCAGTTTCGGATTTCCGTCAGCGGTGACGTGGCCGTAGCGGACGGTGCAATGCATGGTTTCTTCGGTCGATGCCCGGTCACCGCGCGTCGGACCTGGTTCGTCATTCCCGTACCGATTGGTGCGGAAGGTGAAGTTCGATTGGTTGAAGTCGGTCCCGTGGATGATACTGCCTGGGAGCCGACGGTCGAGGAGGAGGGTGTCTGGGCCCTCGTTCCGCCCGTCGTGCTGCCGGCAGCGGATTCTGCGGCGCGTGTTGCAGGTCCCTCCCGCGGAATGCTGGTTGGTGGGTTCCGTGTTCAAGGTCGGGCGCCCGAGGTCTTGCGGCGGGCGTTGGGCTGTCCCCATTCCAGGTAGTTCCTTCCGGTTGGACCAACACCTGGCCAAACTTCAAGCCGCACGGGTCGCCCACCAGCCCGTGCGGTGTTGTTTTCAGGCACAGTCGTTGCACCTTTGGGTGCCGCCGGGCGGCGTCGGGGCCCGAGCGGAGTTTCCAGCGAGGAGAAAGCAAAGATGGCGATCCTGGTGACGGGCGGAGCAGGGTATATCGGCAGTCACACCGTCCTCGAGCTGATCCGGGCAGGGCAGGACGTCGTCGTGGTCGACAATCTCAGCAACAGCAGCGAGACGGCGCTCCGCCGGGTCGAGGAGCTGGCTGGCCGGCCGATCCCCTTCCACCGGGTCGATATCCGCGACCGGGCCGGGCTCGATCGGGTCTTCGCGGCCGGGCCGATCGAATCGGTCATCCACTTCGCGGGGCTCAAGGCGGTGGGCGAGTCGGTGGCTCAGCCGCTTCGCTACTACGACAACAACATCAACGGCACGCTGGTGCTGCTGGAGGCGATGCGCGCCGCGGCGGTCAGGACGCTCGTCTTCAGTTCGTCGGCCACCGTCTACGGCGATCCGGTCAGTGTGCCGATCACCGAAGAGTTTCCGCTGTCCGCCGTGAACCCCTATGGCCGCTCGAAGTTGTTCATCGAGGAGATGCTGCGCGATCTCCATCGGGCCGAACCGGAGTGGCAGATTGCCTTGTTGCGCTACTTCAACCCGAGCGGAGCCGACCCGAGCGGGCGAATCGGTGAAGATCCGAACGGCATTCCCAACAACCTGGTGCCCTACATTGCGCAGGTAGCGGTAGGTCGGCTGGCGGAACTCGCGGTCTTCGGAGGCGACTATCCGACCCGCGACGGCACCGGCGTTCGCGACTACATCCACGTCGTCGATCTGGCCCTCGGGCACCTGAAGGCGCTCGAGAAGCTTGCGGCCCGTCCTGGGATCGTGACCTATAACCTCGGTACCGGGCGGGGATACAGC
Coding sequences within it:
- the galE gene encoding UDP-glucose 4-epimerase GalE; this translates as MAILVTGGAGYIGSHTVLELIRAGQDVVVVDNLSNSSETALRRVEELAGRPIPFHRVDIRDRAGLDRVFAAGPIESVIHFAGLKAVGESVAQPLRYYDNNINGTLVLLEAMRAAAVRTLVFSSSATVYGDPVSVPITEEFPLSAVNPYGRSKLFIEEMLRDLHRAEPEWQIALLRYFNPSGADPSGRIGEDPNGIPNNLVPYIAQVAVGRLAELAVFGGDYPTRDGTGVRDYIHVVDLALGHLKALEKLAARPGIVTYNLGTGRGYSVLEMVEAFGRAAGRPIPYRIVARRPGDAAECWADPSLAERELQWAAVRTLDDMCQDVWRWQSGNPNGFA